A region from the Chromatiales bacterium 21-64-14 genome encodes:
- a CDS encoding UDP-N-acetylenolpyruvoylglucosamine reductase: MRGVLRRNEPLARHTSWRVGGPARYFYQPADIADLAAFLRQLPAQEPVLWLGLGSNLLVRDGGVAGTVIAVATVLNRLERDGDNVVRADAGVPCAKVARFCARHGMLGAEYLAGIPGTLGGALAMNAGAFGGETWERVVAVETLDRHGELRVRSPQDFRVGYRSVEGPPGEWFVAGHLRLAPGDPRTGSERIKELLAQRGMNQPTGQPSCGSVFRNPPGDYAARLIEQSGLKGARIGGAAVSAKHANFILNTGGASAADIEALIQQVIETVERLHAVRLQTEVRIVGEPAAAGTPTRISAEVRQ; the protein is encoded by the coding sequence TTGCGCGGTGTGCTGCGCCGGAATGAACCCCTGGCGCGCCACACATCCTGGAGGGTGGGTGGCCCGGCGCGTTATTTTTACCAGCCAGCGGACATTGCCGATCTGGCGGCTTTCCTACGACAATTGCCGGCGCAGGAACCGGTGTTGTGGCTCGGATTGGGAAGCAACCTGCTGGTACGTGACGGCGGCGTCGCAGGAACCGTGATCGCGGTGGCCACGGTGCTCAATCGCCTGGAGCGGGATGGAGACAATGTGGTGCGCGCCGACGCCGGGGTGCCATGCGCGAAGGTGGCGCGGTTCTGTGCCCGTCACGGGATGTTGGGCGCGGAATACCTGGCCGGTATTCCCGGCACCCTGGGGGGTGCGCTGGCCATGAACGCCGGGGCGTTCGGGGGCGAGACCTGGGAACGGGTGGTGGCGGTGGAGACCCTGGACCGTCACGGCGAGCTACGGGTGCGTAGTCCACAGGACTTCCGGGTGGGCTACCGCAGTGTGGAGGGTCCACCCGGAGAATGGTTCGTGGCCGGCCACCTGCGGCTGGCGCCGGGGGATCCCCGCACTGGGAGTGAACGCATCAAGGAATTGCTGGCGCAACGCGGTATGAACCAGCCCACCGGCCAGCCGAGTTGTGGTTCGGTGTTCCGCAACCCGCCCGGGGATTACGCTGCGCGTTTGATCGAGCAGTCCGGCCTCAAGGGCGCGCGTATCGGCGGTGCCGCGGTATCGGCCAAGCACGCCAACTTCATTCTCAATACCGGGGGCGCCAGCGCGGCGGATATCGAGGCGCTGATTCAGCAAGTGATCGAGACCGTGGAACGTCTCCACGCGGTGCGTCTGCAGACGGAGGTCCGAATCGTTGGGGAGCCCGCCGCGGCCGGTACGCCCACGCGGATCTCGGCGGAGGTCCGGCAGTGA